One Paenisporosarcina sp. FSL H8-0542 genomic region harbors:
- a CDS encoding cobalamin biosynthesis protein CobN: MLIAFYSTLIIFLILFIVTLSYLVSLVKRKKATGGNVLALFFLLLLTGIVSGIYGFDFLKLQAGKVQIAQGDCFIEFNDNGRSIATTTIEIDDRVYQIKGDTYNHLPDGTYQCKVHYLPVTKIIESLHLEK, translated from the coding sequence ATGTTAATAGCTTTTTACAGTACTCTCATAATCTTTCTAATTTTATTTATTGTCACGTTAAGTTATTTGGTCAGTCTTGTAAAGCGAAAAAAGGCAACAGGCGGCAATGTCCTAGCCTTATTCTTCCTGTTACTATTAACAGGAATTGTTTCAGGTATATATGGATTTGACTTTCTTAAATTGCAAGCTGGAAAAGTACAAATAGCACAAGGCGATTGCTTTATTGAGTTTAATGATAATGGGAGAAGTATTGCAACTACTACAATTGAAATAGACGATAGAGTCTATCAAATAAAAGGCGATACATACAACCATTTGCCAGATGGAACTTATCAATGTAAAGTTCATTATTTGCCAGTTACTAAAATTATTGAATCCCTTCACTTAGAAAAATAA
- a CDS encoding AAC(3) family N-acetyltransferase has product MSEFDLVQETTSFQSVETLKQQLQTLGIKAGDAIMVHSSIKSMGWIAGGAKAVIDALMETITEKGTIIMPAQSAENSEPSYWMLPPVPKEWHAPIREHTPAYDPHLTPLRGMGKIAECFHRHPKTIRSYHPVHSFMAWGKDAEKWMMEHPLEDSFGMTSPLGSFLNENVKILLIGVGYDSCTALHLSENLIEKKTYMNQGAAMLVDGERQWIEYQTLDVDSDRFPDLGEAFEKEHPDAYHVGKLGQADCRIIQMKQLVDFGVEWLKANPVEED; this is encoded by the coding sequence ATGAGTGAATTTGATCTTGTACAAGAAACTACATCTTTCCAATCAGTTGAAACGTTGAAACAACAGTTGCAAACACTTGGCATCAAAGCAGGAGATGCTATCATGGTTCATTCATCTATCAAATCGATGGGGTGGATTGCCGGTGGAGCAAAAGCTGTTATCGACGCATTGATGGAAACCATCACGGAAAAAGGGACCATTATCATGCCAGCCCAATCTGCCGAGAACTCAGAGCCTTCCTATTGGATGCTACCGCCAGTTCCAAAAGAATGGCATGCGCCTATCCGAGAACATACTCCAGCTTACGATCCACATTTGACCCCACTACGTGGAATGGGCAAAATAGCGGAATGCTTTCATCGCCATCCTAAAACCATTCGCAGCTATCACCCTGTTCACAGCTTTATGGCCTGGGGCAAGGATGCTGAAAAATGGATGATGGAACATCCACTTGAGGATTCATTTGGAATGACTTCCCCACTCGGTTCATTTTTAAATGAAAATGTTAAAATCCTGTTAATTGGAGTCGGATATGATTCGTGTACAGCTTTGCACCTATCGGAGAATTTAATTGAAAAGAAGACTTACATGAATCAGGGTGCAGCGATGCTGGTGGACGGTGAGCGTCAGTGGATTGAGTACCAAACACTTGATGTAGACTCGGATCGTTTCCCTGACCTTGGAGAAGCATTTGAAAAAGAACATCCCGATGCCTATCATGTTGGAAAATTAGGTCAAGCCGACTGCCGCATCATTCAAATGAAACAGCTAGTTGATTTTGGTGTGGAGTGGTTAAAAGCAAATCCTGTAGAGGAAGATTAA
- a CDS encoding DUF2306 domain-containing protein → MNLFNLFLMIHIAAGCICLITGLLAGISKKRKGRHTISGEIYHGFFVFVFITTVVMSIMHWKESAYLFYIGIFSYGLALLGYISAKIRWKNWLRIHIGGMLGSYIGIFTATLVVNIPRIPLLNELPVLIFWYLPTIIGTPIIFKIGKKYRPVKRERKTILE, encoded by the coding sequence TTGAATTTGTTCAACCTGTTTTTAATGATTCATATTGCAGCTGGATGCATTTGTTTGATTACTGGTTTGCTGGCTGGTATTTCTAAAAAGAGAAAAGGCAGACATACAATCAGTGGAGAGATTTATCATGGATTTTTCGTGTTTGTATTTATCACTACTGTCGTGATGTCTATTATGCACTGGAAAGAAAGTGCCTATCTCTTTTATATCGGTATATTTTCATACGGTCTTGCATTGCTTGGCTATATATCTGCAAAAATCAGATGGAAAAACTGGCTGCGTATCCATATCGGAGGGATGTTGGGATCTTACATAGGGATATTCACAGCCACACTTGTTGTAAACATTCCTCGAATACCACTTCTTAACGAATTGCCTGTGCTTATCTTCTGGTACTTGCCAACCATCATCGGAACACCAATTATATTTAAAATCGGTAAGAAATATCGTCCCGTAAAAAGAGAAAGAAAAACCATTCTGGAATAA
- a CDS encoding NADP-dependent oxidoreductase codes for MQKQIKLINRPTGTPTKENFEILTAPIDSASEGEVVVKTVYISVDPYLRGRMNDAKSYIPPFELNEMISSGIIGQVVQSTSSLFEKGDVVLGSLPWQEYSVVKESAVRKIDHRIAPASAYLSVLGMTGLTAYFGLLDIGKPKEGETVVVSGAAGAVGSIVGQIAKIKGMRVVGIAGSDEKVKFLVEELGFDAAINYKTQDVAQALREACPNGIDVYFENVGGEISDAIFPLLNNFARIPVCGAISSYNNKQADIGPRVQGYLIKTSSLMQGFTVGNYSSRFGEGAKELATWLKEGKLKYEETITEGFDHTIDAFLDLFKGANLGKAIVKVSEIE; via the coding sequence ATGCAAAAACAAATAAAATTAATCAATCGACCAACGGGGACACCAACTAAAGAGAATTTCGAAATTCTCACTGCACCAATTGACAGTGCGTCTGAAGGTGAAGTAGTAGTAAAAACTGTTTACATTTCAGTGGATCCATATTTACGTGGTCGGATGAATGATGCGAAATCCTATATTCCACCGTTTGAGTTGAATGAAATGATATCAAGCGGAATCATAGGACAAGTCGTTCAATCGACGTCCTCACTTTTCGAAAAAGGCGATGTCGTTCTCGGATCATTGCCATGGCAAGAATATAGTGTGGTAAAAGAAAGTGCGGTTCGTAAAATTGATCACCGTATTGCGCCTGCCTCTGCTTATTTGAGTGTGCTGGGCATGACTGGTTTGACAGCTTACTTTGGCTTATTGGATATCGGGAAACCTAAAGAAGGAGAAACGGTGGTTGTGTCAGGAGCTGCAGGTGCTGTAGGGTCCATCGTGGGACAAATTGCGAAAATTAAAGGCATGCGTGTCGTTGGAATTGCTGGTTCTGATGAGAAAGTGAAGTTTTTGGTCGAGGAACTGGGTTTTGATGCTGCAATAAATTATAAAACTCAGGATGTTGCTCAAGCGTTACGCGAAGCTTGTCCAAATGGAATTGATGTTTACTTCGAAAACGTGGGTGGGGAAATTTCAGATGCTATCTTCCCTCTTTTGAATAATTTTGCGCGTATTCCTGTATGTGGCGCAATTTCTTCTTATAATAATAAACAAGCTGACATTGGACCTCGTGTTCAAGGATACTTAATCAAGACGAGCTCATTGATGCAAGGCTTCACTGTTGGCAATTACTCTTCTCGTTTTGGAGAAGGCGCAAAAGAATTGGCAACTTGGCTCAAAGAAGGCAAACTGAAATACGAGGAAACGATTACGGAAGGTTTCGATCATACGATTGACGCATTTCTCGATCTTTTCAAAGGAGCAAACCTTGGGAAAGCGATTGTGAAAGTATCGGAAATCGAATAA
- a CDS encoding YvrJ family protein, translating to MLDEASMIQLVGNFGFPIVMTIYLLHRFERKIESLDNTIQNLAKVVGNKGVNS from the coding sequence ATGTTAGATGAAGCGAGTATGATCCAATTAGTAGGCAACTTTGGTTTTCCGATTGTCATGACCATTTATTTATTGCATCGCTTTGAAAGAAAGATTGAATCTCTCGATAACACAATACAAAACTTAGCAAAAGTTGTTGGAAACAAAGGAGTGAATTCATAA
- a CDS encoding M28 family peptidase, whose protein sequence is MKNKFLKFAIAAILCLSVIAPIATFATHYTSTQNEKETNLETKILQSLDADNMYNNIKFLSKTPRVAGTQQEDAAVAYIKKQFESYGYKTEVQAFTFNDYTVPNSIGLDVERFSKKLNPQALEYSVSGKATAEVIFAGLGQKNDIAQLDLTGKIVLLQRGVISFKEKMLNVAAKGAAGVIFYNNAPGTIMGSLGEPNKAYVPSVLLTQTEGEAILIHLNKNPRAVVSLNIEGAKSAQNTSHNVIATKKPNVSNKASHDILVIGAHHDSVAGAPGANDDASGTAMTLELARVLKTIPTDTEIRFITFGAEELGLLGSNHYVEQLPKNEISRIVANFNLDMVGSKDAGELILQTVDNKPNLVTELAQDASTQLNGEPTPYNQGDSSDHVPFSNAGIPAALFIHNPAEPWYHKPQDTIDKISKEKLQDVSEIVSIAVWNQIKIDRQVK, encoded by the coding sequence ATGAAAAATAAATTTTTAAAATTTGCGATTGCAGCTATTCTTTGCCTAAGTGTCATAGCTCCTATCGCCACTTTCGCAACTCATTACACGTCTACCCAGAATGAAAAAGAAACCAATCTTGAAACAAAAATACTTCAGTCTCTTGATGCAGATAACATGTATAACAATATTAAATTTTTATCCAAAACACCTAGGGTAGCTGGGACCCAGCAAGAAGATGCTGCAGTTGCTTATATCAAAAAGCAATTCGAATCTTACGGGTATAAAACCGAAGTTCAAGCATTCACTTTCAATGACTATACAGTCCCTAATTCCATCGGGTTGGATGTCGAGCGATTTTCGAAAAAACTGAATCCGCAGGCTTTAGAATATTCGGTTAGTGGAAAAGCTACCGCGGAAGTTATCTTCGCGGGACTTGGTCAGAAAAACGACATCGCACAATTGGACCTTACCGGAAAAATCGTACTCCTGCAACGTGGCGTCATCAGCTTCAAGGAGAAAATGTTGAATGTGGCTGCGAAAGGTGCTGCCGGGGTCATATTTTACAACAATGCACCAGGAACCATCATGGGAAGTTTAGGTGAACCAAATAAGGCTTATGTTCCGTCTGTGCTGTTGACCCAGACAGAAGGAGAAGCGATATTGATTCATCTCAACAAAAACCCGCGTGCTGTTGTCTCATTGAACATTGAAGGTGCTAAATCCGCTCAAAATACATCGCACAATGTCATTGCAACTAAAAAGCCCAACGTTTCCAACAAAGCATCTCATGATATATTGGTCATCGGTGCTCATCACGATTCAGTTGCAGGTGCGCCGGGTGCTAATGACGATGCATCAGGAACTGCCATGACGCTTGAACTTGCACGTGTCTTGAAAACCATTCCAACCGACACAGAAATTCGTTTTATCACGTTCGGTGCTGAAGAGCTTGGATTACTTGGATCCAATCATTATGTCGAACAGTTACCGAAAAATGAAATCAGCCGAATCGTGGCAAATTTCAATTTGGACATGGTCGGAAGCAAAGATGCCGGGGAATTAATCTTGCAAACGGTCGATAATAAGCCTAACCTTGTGACTGAACTCGCCCAGGATGCCAGCACACAGCTAAACGGTGAACCCACACCTTACAATCAAGGTGACAGCAGTGACCATGTACCCTTTTCAAATGCAGGCATTCCCGCTGCCCTATTCATCCACAATCCCGCTGAGCCTTGGTACCACAAGCCACAAGATACAATAGATAAAATCAGCAAAGAAAAACTGCAAGATGTTTCGGAAATCGTCAGTATAGCTGTATGGAATCAAATCAAAATCGATCGCCAAGTCAAATAG
- a CDS encoding RNA polymerase subunit sigma-70, which yields MNKNRLLAEFFQDDRNRKLYQEYLRNPTGINQKILDERFKEFYFRIRSIAYILKSLHFESQKLDRKNRLYKQRYQSILDRPNEDNSTLLDLIEVPPPREETHSNKLEDYITDFKLHSSIKKLTNKQREILFYVFVMELKDVEIAKTLAVSQQFVTNTKNVALKKLRGEMNDVR from the coding sequence ATGAATAAAAATCGACTACTTGCAGAGTTTTTTCAAGATGATAGGAATCGAAAGCTATATCAAGAGTATCTTAGGAATCCAACAGGCATTAACCAAAAAATTTTAGATGAAAGATTTAAGGAGTTTTATTTTAGAATCCGTTCGATTGCTTATATACTAAAAAGTTTGCACTTTGAAAGTCAAAAATTAGATAGAAAAAATCGACTGTATAAGCAACGTTATCAATCAATTTTAGATAGACCAAACGAAGATAATTCTACGTTACTAGATTTAATTGAAGTACCACCTCCCAGAGAAGAAACTCATTCAAACAAGTTAGAGGATTATATAACAGATTTTAAATTGCATTCTTCGATAAAAAAATTAACCAATAAACAAAGAGAAATTTTATTTTATGTATTTGTAATGGAGTTAAAAGATGTTGAGATAGCGAAAACTTTAGCTGTCTCACAGCAGTTTGTTACTAATACGAAGAATGTAGCATTGAAGAAACTAAGGGGGGAAATGAACGATGTTAGATGA